The genomic DNA GCCATGTTCGGCAGACCACCTCTCGCTCTCGGCCGGTTGTCGTCCCGGGGTAGACCGACGCCGGCGCCTGAACTCATCGGTCCGGCCAGGGCGAGTGTCGTTCAGTGATCGACGCCCGCGGCCGCGAGGAGGCCCAGCAGTTCGTCCCGGACGGCCGGCGTCACCGCGATGGTCCGCAGGGAGTCCAGGTCGTGTGGGCTGCCGTCGATGTCGACCACCTCTGCACCCGCCTCGCGGGCGATGATCACCCCGGCCGCCATGTCCCACGGCTTGTTGCTGAGCAGGACGCAGGCGTCCAGGCGACCGGCGGCGGTCCACGCCAGGTCGGTGGCCGCCGACCCGAGCATCCGGATGCGTTCGACCCGGTGGGCGAGCCCTTCGACCATCGCCAGCCGGAGTGGGTTCTGCCGCGTGGCCGCCGCGCCCGTGGCGAAGTCGCCGACCGCGACGAAGGCGCGATCCAGGCTGGTTGCCGTACCGCAGTGGATGGGCTCGCCGTTGAGGAACGCACCACCCCCGCGCGCCGCGTGGTAGCGCTCGTCCAGGAACGGCAGGTCGACCACGCCGAGGACCGGGCGCCTGCGGTGGACCAGCCCCAGCGACGTCCCGCACATGGGCACGCCGTGGATGAGGTTGGACGTACCGTCCACCGGGTCCAGCGCCCAGAACGGCCGATCGTCGGCACCTGGGTCGGTGGGGGACAGGTCCGGTCGGCCGCCGTCAGCCGTCCCGGAACCCTCCTCCTCGCCGAGGAAGCCGAACTCCGGAGTGCGTTCGCGGAGGTACGCCCGAAGCTCGCGTTCGACCGTGAAGTCGAGGTTGGAGGCGAAGTCCCGGTCGCTCTTCTGCGTCACCGAGGTGAGGGACACACCGGACTCGCCGCGCAGCGTTCGGCGGCTGATGTCGGCGGCGCCGAGGGCGACGTGCAGGAGTTCGTCCAGGTCCACCCCGACCACTGCTGCCTCCTGTCGATCGCTCGCACGGCGCGGATGAGTGCGCCGACGCCGGTGAGGTTACGCGAGGCGCCTCGAGCGGCGTGGACCCGCTTCGCCGGCGATCCGGTCCGGCCCAGTTTCTCGTAGCGCCGTCCGGCCGGGCGGGAGGCGCGCGGATCAGCCGGGGTCGACGATCTCCGGTGCGTAGATCGTCCCGAGGGGCTCTGGACCTACGTACTGCTGGCAGTTGCACTGCCGCGCTTCGTACTTCACCGGCAGGCGGTCGGCGTCCCAGGCGACCGGGGTCTGCACCTCCTCGTGGCACTTCCCGGTGGACCGGTCGTGCTTGGCGAGGTGGTGGGTGCAGCCGCAGATGGGCTGAGGCGGCTGGTTGGCCGCCTGCTGGCGAGCGTACGGCGGGTGGTCTCCTGCTCGAGTTCGAGCCGGCGCTTGTGGCGCGTCTTCAGCGCCTTGCGCGTGGTCTCGACCATCCAGCTGGCGCCGCCGAGCCAGATGAAGATGAGCAGGATCCACATCCAGCCGCTCATGGCGTTCCCCCAAGGTCGTACGCCGCCCAAGCATCGCACCCGCCGTCGTACGGCGGCAACACGAAGCGGGCGGGAGGGGCTCCTGATCGCAGCCGGTGGCCGAGATGGCCAACCCGGATGAACGCCGGTGCCCGGACGTCGCCTCGGTGGTCCAGGGCGTGGTCGCGGTCTGCCACGGAACGATCAGCGGAGACCAGTGGGCCGTGATCGTGTACTTCGAGGACGCGCAGGGCCACTACACCCTCGTCCCCGTCTAGTCCGTGCCCGCGGCCACCCCCTGGGCCGGGCCGAGGGCGCTCAGGAGTTGGCGACGAACTTGCTCAGGCCGTCGAGCAACATGGTGCTGCCCTGTTCGGCCATGTCGCGCTCCTCCTTGGTGTCGCTGGTCTGGGACACCGTGATCTCCGAACGCTCACCGAGGTCGGTGAAGTCCGCCGACATCGCCACCGGCTCCGGCCGGCCGGGCACGTTCATGCCGAGGACGAGGCGCCGCTTGTCGGCGACCTCGAGGTAGGTCCCCCCGAGTGGGAACTCACCGCCCGGTGTGACCATGGTCGCCTTCCAGGTGCCGCCGGGCCGGACGTGCATCTCGACCGAGCCGGGAACCGCGTTCGCCCACTGGGCGTACTGCTCGGGGTTCGTCCACGCCTCCCACACCTTGGCGACCGGTGCGTCGAGCGTGCGGGTGAGCGTGTAGGTGTAGCCGTTCTCAGCCATCGTGACTCTCCTTCTGTGCATCGGTGTGTGTGCATCGGTTTGTGCGCATCGGCCCTGGGCGAATCGGCTCTGGGCGCCGGTCCGCCGGCGACGCGGCGGTGCCTTCTTCTCGTACGGTCGGCTCCCCCGCGGCCGACCGGGCACCATCGTCGGCCGGCCGGCGTGGCCCGGGCATCCGTGGTCAGTACGGATCCACCACGGACTCGCCACGGATTCACCACGTGGCCGCCACGGGCCGACCGGCGGATACGGTGCACTCGTGGGGGAGGCGACGACCGGCGCGGCCTCGGTCTCGGAGCGGGAGGCCGAGGTGCTCGGCCTGCTGCGCGCCCGCCTGTCCAACGCCGCGATCGCCGGCCGGCTGCACATCTCGGTCCGCACCGTGGAAAGCCACGTGTCCTCCCTGCTGCGCAAGTACGCCGTACCCGACCGGGCGGCCCTGGCCGCGATCGCCGGCCCGGCGGAGGACGGCACCGACCGCATCGACGGTCTCGCCTCCGCCGCAGCCGCCGGGTCGTCCCCTGCCCAGATCCTCGGCCTGCCCGTACCCCGAACTCCCTTCATCGGCCGAGTGAGCGAACGGGACG from Actinopolymorpha sp. NPDC004070 includes the following:
- a CDS encoding inositol monophosphatase family protein; amino-acid sequence: MVGVDLDELLHVALGAADISRRTLRGESGVSLTSVTQKSDRDFASNLDFTVERELRAYLRERTPEFGFLGEEEGSGTADGGRPDLSPTDPGADDRPFWALDPVDGTSNLIHGVPMCGTSLGLVHRRRPVLGVVDLPFLDERYHAARGGGAFLNGEPIHCGTATSLDRAFVAVGDFATGAAATRQNPLRLAMVEGLAHRVERIRMLGSAATDLAWTAAGRLDACVLLSNKPWDMAAGVIIAREAGAEVVDIDGSPHDLDSLRTIAVTPAVRDELLGLLAAAGVDH
- a CDS encoding SRPBCC domain-containing protein produces the protein MAENGYTYTLTRTLDAPVAKVWEAWTNPEQYAQWANAVPGSVEMHVRPGGTWKATMVTPGGEFPLGGTYLEVADKRRLVLGMNVPGRPEPVAMSADFTDLGERSEITVSQTSDTKEERDMAEQGSTMLLDGLSKFVANS